The segment TGTTATACTTTACTAAGGAATTGTATCATTCCACAAATCAGTCTTCTTCTGTTTTTATTCTTAAGGATAATGGGGCAAATATTAAATTTACTGTACCAGAGAGTAGCCAATTTGGTAAAACTATAAAAGGGGATCCATTAACTACAGAGGTTCAAAAAGGAAATTTCCGCTTAATTGAAGGAAATATACATTATACTATTCGTAAGAATAGTGAAAGCCAGTCTAAGGAAAATTCGTTCTCGTATCCTACTGTTAGAAATGCTACATGGGAGATTGGGCAGACTAAAAGTGGAGCTTTAGAAGGGGTTATTAACTTTGGGGTGAAAGCTGATCCTTCGCTGTCTTATCATATTAGTTATGATTTGATTAAGAAAAAGGAACTGGAACTATTAAAGACACATAATCAGGAGTACGTGTATAAAGAGCTAATGTCACCATTAGTTAATTATGTACTACCTTCAATTGAGCCTGCAAAACAAATACTTTCAAAAACAAAACCGATAACTATTAATGGATTCACGTTCCAAACGTTAAAATCAAGTGATTTAACCTATAATGGCCCTGATAATGATGCCATTTATATTTATGATGGTAAAAGCTATCGTGAAGGTATTATGGTGAGAGAGTTAAAACCGGAAGAGTTAGCTAATCGTCATCAAATTAATTATAAATTGATACGATTCTTCATTATGTATAAGCCATATTCTGATTACAAACAAATTCAATACGCTACAGTTTGGAATGATGCTACTCCTGCTATGTATATGGAAGTAGAACGATCCACATCTAGAATGTACATTCAATCGCTCTATGATGATAAATATTTATATACTCACTTTATAATGGCAGATTTAGATTATAAAACACCATCAAAAGACTTACGCGATATAGTCCAATATGTGGACAATGCAAATGACAAAGACAAATACGCTAAAAGTCAAGCTGGGATGGGAGCTATGCCTAAAGGTATATATGAAAACTCATCTGTAAACAAGATAGGAAACTAATAAACATACAAGCCTGTGGAACTGTATAATCAGTTTCACAGGCTTGTACATTTTATATTGTTTTTATGGGTGGCATGTACCACAAGGTACATAGCCACTATTGATAGCTTCCGTACGTGTATCGAAGTAAATTTTATTACTTTCGTTCATGCGAGATACGTGACGGCAGTCATCATAATGGAACTTCCCAGTATTTATGTTTCCTGTATACCCCAATACAGTAGAAATCATTGTAATCATGGTAAGTAAGGTCATGATTATAATTCTTTTTGTCTGTTTCATAATACACTCCTCTAATAAAAACACACATATATATTATAATTAATAATATGCTTATCTGCCTAGAGTTATGTTTATTATAGATAAACTATTAATGAATAGAGGGCAGGTAGTTTATAATTTATGTGGCTTACATTGAAGTGTATCTTGATCTGTGCTTTTACGATCAGCAGCTATTTTTTGACTATCAAGATTAGCTTGAGAATTATTATAGGTATAGCTCAATTGATGGTTATAAGCTAGTTTAAAATAATTAGATAGTTCTTTATTTGTACAGTAAATATAACAGCCTTTTTGACCTCGTGTCATTAATGTACGATAAGTATTTTTTACAATCTCATCTGCAATACGTTGTGCTTCTTCTGGGTTTTCTTTTAAAAGTTTCTTAATGCCTTTAATAGACTGGTCGGTTTTTGCACGTTTTGTAATATCTACGATAAGTTGACCATTTTCATAACGTAAATCATCACCAATGATTACACCGACATATTCAAACTCGAGACCTTGAGTAGTATGAATACATCCAGCCTCATTGATAGAATCTGGATCTATAGCATATGTATTAGAATTACCTAAGTTCCAGCTGATTCCAAAATTGTGTTCTGGTATTTGAATGTTTTTGACTATAGATGTTGTACGACCTTCCTTAGGCCAGTCCCAACAATAGCCTGCTAAAAGTCGAGATTTATTGTTTATCTCATTTTTAGTTCTTATAGCGTTATACATATCATGAGGATTATCAAAGATTCTAAAGTCATAATCACCTTCAAAACCATCATAATTTGCAGTTTCTGCAATTTGAAGAACGTTGTCTAGCCAAGCTAAATAGCCATCAGAGCCATTACAACGAAACTGAGATTCTAGTGCACCTTCATAGATAAGCGCTTTTTGTTCTGTACTAAACTTTAATATTTTATCGATAGTACCTGCATCTTTAAAAGTAACACGTTGATTTCGATCAATAAAGAAGACACTAAAGAGGGAGGCATTAATAATTTCTTTGATTTGGTCTTCTCCTTCATTTTGGTACATTCCAGATTTTTCACGTAATCGATGTGCTTCATCAACAATTGCAATTTGAAGTGCATTTTTAGATCGTGTATGGAAGGTACCACTACTTTGGAATAATGCTTTAATCTCTGTTTTCTTAAATCCTTTTTGTAGCATGGTGCTATATACATTACGTGGCGCAGCATTTGAAGTAATATATTGTGCCATATAGCCATTGTGGATACATTCAGCTAATAAGTTGATAGCAACTACACTTTTACCGGTACCAGGGCCACCACGAACTATATATACCGTTTTCTGGTTATTTTTAATAGCCTCAAAGGCAGCTTTTTTTATTTGTTCAAACTCTACCTTTTGGTCATCAATTAAGACAAATTCTTTATTGCCTTTTAGCATATTCAAAATAGAATCTTGAAGTGATTTTGATGGTCTTAACTTACCATGCTCAATAGAGTCCATGATATTTGTAGTATCAGGCTTTGGAATATAGGTTTTGATAAAATTACGTAAGCTATCCATTTGGCCTAGTGTGAACATCGGAGAGATATGTAAGATATCATTATAGATTGGATCACGGAGCTCAGGGGAGATACTTTCATCGAAGTTATGTAAAAATGCACATGGGTGTAGTTCGATAGGTCTAGTCTGAACATCTTCATTAAAGTTTTCAATGAGACTACAGTAGGACCAAGCTTGATAGGAAGGGTGGGTTACCTCACGGATTCCACCACCCAGATAGGTAGATACAATATTATCCTTATCTGTTACTTTGAAAGCTTCGCCCCATTGTTTAAGCTCAACAATAACTACATGCTCTTTATCTTGTTGGTCTAAACCAGTAATAATAAAGTCCACTCGTTTTTGTGTATTTGGAACAATATATTCAATGGCAACACCTGCTAAGTCTGGTATAGCAAAATCACGCATGACATTAGCCATATAAGATAATGAAGTTTGCCATGAATGAATCTCAGATTCGCCAACACGACGATATTTTTCTGTTAATGTTTGATGGAGTTTTTTTACCAAAACACCTTGCTCAAAATCTTGGATAAAAGATTGTTTTGTAGAAGAGTAGATAATCATATTATTTTACCTGATTAAAAATGAAGGAAGTTTCATGAAGAGTGTTGAATAATATTATTATAACATTTATATAGATTGGCCATTATTTATATAGGAATTTTACTATTTTATTATTAGTAGGGAGATAGTGTAATGCTCAAAAGGGTAGATAACAATTTATTAATGAAGATATCAAAGTCTGATAATAAACTATGTAAAAAAACATCTAGTAAAACAATTGAGGAAAAAAAAGGTTTTAATATTTTAGGACCAGCAGAATTAGATGCTAATGAAAAAATATATACAGATGCTATAAATTTTGCTTTAGAAAATAAAAATATTAAAAATATTGCAATTACAGGTATATATGGAGCTGGTAAAAGTTCTATATGGTTAACACATATTAAGAAGTGGAACGTAGAAAAAAAACCAATTTTTATCTCCTTAGGAAATTATGATGTATCAGTTAATCCTAAATCAAAAACATTTGAAGAGTCTACACAAGAGAATCGAGTTGAAAGACAAATTATCAATCAAATACTGGCACAGATTGATAAAGATAAAATTATATTGAGTAAGTATAATTTCAAAAAGAATATTTCATTTTGGTCAGCTGGTCTTAAAGCTATTTGTTATAGTTTGGTTGTATTATCTGTTTTTAGTTGGTTTTATAGAGCTGATATAACTGCTATTTTTCAGTTATATTTTATCAATTGGAGTATCCCTGATACATCTTTAGTAAGTATAATTTTATTTTTAGTGTCTTTAGTAACTTTTTTTTATTATTTAAATAAAGAGTATAGGGTGAAAATTGATAAAGTTAGTTTTAAAGGGGCAGAGGCTAGATTTAATGAGTCTGTAGATACTGATGAAACAATTTTGGATCGTGATATTAAGGAAATTGTTTATTTATTGTATAGTGCTGAAGTTGAGTGTGTAATATTTGAAGATTTAGACCGATACAATAATATAAATATTTTTACTAAACTGAGAGAGTTAAATTTTTTATTGAATTCATTTATTTTAGCAAATAAAAAAGAATATACAGTAAAATTTGTATATATGCTTAGAGATGGTTTGTTTCTTTCAAAAAATCGAACTAAGTTTTTTGACTTTATTTTACCTGTTGTTCCTATAGTTGATTCTAGAACATCCGAGCATATTTTAGTAGATTTGTTTGCTTCAATAAATTTTCCTCCATCAAAAGATGTACTATCAAAAATTGCATTATATATAGATGATATGCGTTTATTAAAAAATATAGTGAATGAATATAAAGTATACTCAGAGATTATACAGCCAAAAGATTTAGATTTAGATTGTAATAAGCTTTTTGCAATGATAACACTTAAAAATATATTTCCTTATGAATTCGATTTACTACAAATAAATCAAGGTTATATTATAGATTTATTTCATAAGTTAGAGGATAGTAAAGAAAAAATCATAGATGATTTAGATAATAATTGTCTTAAGCTTAGAAATGAAATTAATATGATAAATGATAAGCTTGAATCAAATAAATTCGAACTCATGGCATTGATGATTCCAAGTAACATATCTTTTGCTGGTGGTGAAAGTGGAGCTTTATGGAGTGACCTATTAAAAGATTGGAGTAAAGAAAAGTCCCAACAGAAACAAATCTTTGATCATTATAGCAATAATAGTTACAATTTCGAACAATTTTTAGAGAAATATATATTAACATCAGTAGAAAGAAAAAATAAAGTTGACAATTTATATGAAGATAAAAAGTTGCAGATTAAGCTTTTAGAAGAGAAGATTGAAAAGATAAATACTAAAATTAAAAAAATTGATATTTATTCTTATGCTAAAATTCTTTCTACTATGAATAGTGAGGACCGTGAAAATATCTTTACTAAAACAACTAATAAAATTATTGATGATCATTACTTTCCCTTAATTAGGCTTCTTATAAGTGAAGGTTTGATTGATGAAACTTATGAGTATTATAAAGGTAAATTTAACTTTGATAAGTCAAAATTATTAGGTAAAAATGATGTAATTTTTTTAAAGTCTTTGTATGAAAATAAACAGTTGGATGTAAGCTTTAAAGTAAATAATCCCAAAGAAATACTTAGTCGTCTTTCAAATCGTGATTATTCTAGATTTAATATACTTAATACGTATATTTTCCAAGAAATGTTAAATGAAGGATTAGTAGATAAAATAATTATAATTATTAAAGCTTATGACAAAGATAGGAGCTATTCTAATTTAGCTAAAATTTTAGATGACTTTGATTTATCAATGATAGATAAATTTATACAAAGTTTAATAACTATTGATGTAGGTTATTTGCTAGCAATTTTAAACGAATGTAAGATTAACTATATTACTGCATATCAAAACATATTGGTTGCACTTATAACTAATGAGAATATAGATAATAAATACTTAGATTCTTTTAAAGAATTGATAGAGGCAAATAGTAATATTCTTGCATTGGTGCCAGCTAATAGAGTACAAACTCTTATTAAGCATATTGATAATTTAAATTTAAAGTTTAATGATTTAACAAATATAGAGTTATCTAAAGAGGTTTTGTTAATTATAGAAGAACATAAAGCCTTTAGGTTAAATATTAATAATATTCTTTTGATTACCGAACGTATTTTGGCTAGAGAAATTGAATATGGCAGTTTGATAACCAATATTTTAAACTTAGAGTGCTTAAAATCTTCTTCCGAGTATATTAGTGCTAATTTTGATGAATTTATTACTGATTATATAATGTCTAGTCCAAAAGATATAACGTATTATAATGATGAAAATGTAGTGATTAATGTATATTCTTCTAAAATATCAAATGATCTTAAAATAACTTATTTGAGTAATAATAAATGCATTATCAGTGATGCAACTGCTTTAAATATTACTGAATTCAATCAAGAGTTGTTTGATATTTTCCTAACAACTAATACTATAAAATTTAATAAAGAAAATTTAGCATACTATTGGACGCATATAACACATTATGATGAAGAGTTGGTACAGTATATTGAATCTAATATTATGGTAAGTAATATTGAGGAGATACTAATAGCTAATAAGAGTATTTGTAATGATTTAATAACTTATTCTGGTATTAGTATAAGATTATTTGATTTATTATTACAAATAGTCGATAAAATGATTACTGAACTTGAAGATGGTTTTACTAAAGAGCGAATTAGTAAGCTTATTGGAAGAAATTTACTTGCAATAACAGTTGAGAATGTTAAATATATAATAAGTAAAAAATATTATTCAGAATTGGTTTTATGGTTAAATTTTGTTGAAGAGATTGATAAAGAGCGCATAATAAAGCTGTTACTTGATTGTGAATTAGAGGATGAATTAATATATGATATTTTGAATAGTAATGTTTCTTTAAATGTTGTAGTTCCAATATTAGATAAATTAAGTGGTGATCCATTATTAGAGCTAATAGATATTAAGCGAACAGAATTAGTTATTCATATCTTAAATAATTATCTTTCAGAGGAGAATAAAAAGTTTATTAGTATTCATTTTTTAGAGTTTAAATTTAAAGATGAATTTATAATTGCGTTAAATCAAACAGGTCAACTCTTGTCTTTCATAAATATGTGTAATGATAAAGTTTTGATTTTATACTTCTTGAATAATAATAATATAAGTATTGATGATAAGATAGAAATTATTAAAAATAAAATTTCAAGTATTAATGAAAATGAGTTGAAAGAATATATGCTTGCTGTTGACGAAGTATCTGAATTAGCCTTGATATGGGATGGAAAATATCCAAGTGTTGATACTCAATATAAGGAAGAGATTGTGGAGCTTTTAGTTCAATTAGGTACGGTAAAGCGTAGAAAAGATAATAAGATAATGTTACAGAGTTAGGAAATTGTTTGGATAATAGCGTGATGGAAAACCTCTTTGGCTTGTTGAAGTCAGAGTTGTTATATTTAGAAAAGTTTGCTATCTATGAAGAGTTTATTAGTGAGTTAAAGAATTGTATTATTTATTACAATACAAAACGCATTTAGTTCAAATTAAAAGGAATGAGTCCGGTAGAATACCGAACTCATTCTCAAAAAGTATCTTAATTATATCTGTCCAAGAAAATAGGTATCGATTAATTTAGTATACTTTTTTCATAAAAGTTTTCTTTTTATTCTATATAATACTTTCATTAGTCTAATGAGAGGGTAGATATAGATGAGAGATAGTGCAAAGCAAATTATAAATTATTGGTATTCACTTGAATGTTTGCAACCGAAAGAGGTTCCAAAGTATAAAGCGCTTCCCAAGAAGTATATTAAAGAGCTTATATTTTCAACTGACTATGATAGAACTACTATTTATCAACAGTCAGTAATTAATCCTTTGTGGAAGAAAACAAATTCACGTGTATCTATGTATGTAGTGCCGTTGCCAAATGATCCATATAATTACTCGATTACTGATGAGATTACATGTTTTAAGGATAAAAAGGACTATGTGTTAGATGATGAATATGCGGTTCTATTAAGCGTAGTCAAAGGGACTGAAGTACTAGAAGCCTTTATTGAAAAATTAGAGGTTGAACATCCAGAAAAACCATATTTAGGGAATGTGTATAGTGCTTCATTTATCGCTGATGCAGAGGGTCACTATAAAGCGGGAAGTTTACAAATTGCTCCTTTTATTTGGGTGATTTATCAGATGATGTCTCAGCCTGATGTGGCTTTTAAAGATATTAAGCTAGATGGTTGGGATGTGGTTGTTAAAGATATCGAGGATAGTTTTAATCTTCCTGAGGAAAAGGTAACTCTAGATAAAGCTGCACGTGTAATCAATGAGTATATACAAGAACATATCCTGGAGCCTATGGGTATTACCATGTTCCGTGCTGGTGATGTGTATGGCTATTGCGGTTTTGAGACCGATGATATTCAGCTTGTTAAAGCTGATACAATGCCTATTAATGATCTAAAATCAAGCTTTTTCCTAGATGATCTACGGTTGGTTTTACAGAACATTGATACATTAAAGAACAATGATAAGGTATTGTCTTATATCAATAGTCTTAATCAGGATATTGAGCATTATGATTTGTTAAAAGATACGGATCAGATGCAAAAGTGGTATAATCCAAAGGTTTTACCATATGGTAGATGGCCTTCAAAGTTTAATTTATCCTTTATGCAGCAAATTGCTGTTAATATTGCTAAGGAGAATCCTAAAGATATCTTTTCTGTTAATGGCCCTCCTGGTACAGGTAAAACAACATTATTAAAGGATATTATTGCTAGTAATATTGTTGAACGTGCTGCTAAGTTTTGTGAAAGTAATCATGTAAATGATATCTTCAAAAAGGTTGTGGGCCGGGATGGTAAATCCTTTTACTATACTATACCTAGTGACATAGCAGTATATGGTATGTTGGTGCTTTCATCAAATAATAAGGCTGTTGAAAATATTACATTAGAATTACCAAATATTTCCTCTGTAAAAGCGGGAACTAATGGGTCTACCTTATTTAATCCAGAGTTCTCAGACCAGCAGGTTGATTTATCTTGTTTCGCTAAGGCTGAGAAATATAAATACGTTAAATCCAGTGAGGTATATTTTACATTTTTAGCTGATCGTTTGGTAGAGAGACATGATCAATGGGGGTTAATTTCTGCTAGACTTGGTAAGAAATCTAATATTAATACTTTTATGACTGCATTGCATGTATTATCCTCAGATTTGTCTTCTGTTATGGGGATTCCTAGTGCTCAAGATGCTTTTAAAAGTGCTAAAAGACAGTTTCAGGCTCAATATAAGCTTGTAAAAACATTATTTACTTATGTAACAACATATGAAGAGAACGTTCAATTAATTCAAGATTTAAATCTTAAAATCGATGGATTACAAGCGGAAGTTCATACAATCAATGAAGAATTAAGTAAATATGATACATTAGATGGTGATTTGTTACAGTTAATAGAGCATAAAAATAGTATTGAGACTAAATTAATAGAGTATAACAATCAACGGTCTATTTTTGATAAGCTGTGGAGTGCTACTAATTGGTCTATTTTAAAAGCTATGGGTAATCCTACATTGTTATCTGTAATTGAAGAGGAGACTAACAAGCTTCAAACTGTTAAAGATCAATTAACTGCATTACATCAGTTAGTCAATGAGCGTGAATCTATAATCCATACGAAAGATAGCCTATTATCTGATATTAAGGGGATTGATAGTACAATTCTAGAATCAGAGAAAACACAGCAAGAGATTTTAGGGACATTAAAAGCTAGTGGTAAAGATACGATACATTGTTTTGATGATATAGCATCAAAGTTAATGTCATCTGATGCGGATCGCGCAGAGGCGCATACGGCATTCTTATATGTATGTAATTATTTAAATGAATGTAGAGAGCGTTTATTATATGATGCCTTACAATTACAAAAGGCTGTAGTTATGAGTGATGCTTTCAGAAAAAATATGCAATTACTCAGTGAGTATTGGGGATCATTAAGTGATAGGAAAAAATTACAGAAAAACTTTGATCTTGTTACGATTTTCCCTGTATTACTTAATTCCTTGATGATTGCAGTGCCTGTTATTTCATCTACTTTTGCAGCTGTGGAGAGATTCTTGATTAATTGTAAATCTGAAGGCTCCTTAGGGACCATTATTATTGATGAAGCTGGGCAGGCGTCACCTCATATGCTTGTAGGAGCATTGTTCCGAGCGCAAAAGGCAATAGTAGTTGGCGATCCAAAGCAAATTGAACCGGTACAAACTGTGCAGGATTTATTTGTAGAAAAAATTGGTGGAGAAGGTATTGGTAAGTATCGGAGTAAAGAGCTATCCGTACAAAGTTTAGCTGATGCACAAAATCCATTTGCAGGTATTATCAAAAATCTTGATGGCTCTGAATCTTGGGTCGGTTGTCCGCTTGTTATTCATAGACGGTGTAAAGATCCGATGTTTACAGTTGCTAATGAGTTATCGTATGGTGGTTTTATGATTAATAAGACCATAGATTCTGATGATCCTATTAATCCATGTAAAGAAAGCTGTTGGATAACATATGATGCAAGCCATATTGAAGCCAGTGCGGGTAAAGATCGATATATACAAGTACAAGGGCAAATTGCTTTTGAATTGATCCAAAAGTTACGAGCAAGAAATACAGAATTTAAAGATATATTTATCATTACACCATTTACTAGTGTTGCACATGGATTTAAAAGCTACATGCAATCTATTAGTGATGATATTGTAAACTGGACAGATAAAGATAATAAGAGCGGTTGGTTAAAAGATAATATTGGAACTGTTCATACTTTCCAAGGTAAAGAAGCTAAAGTTGTCATTTATATGTTAG is part of the Veillonella nakazawae genome and harbors:
- a CDS encoding Ada metal-binding domain-containing protein; translation: MKQTKRIIIMTLLTMITMISTVLGYTGNINTGKFHYDDCRHVSRMNESNKIYFDTRTEAINSGYVPCGTCHP
- a CDS encoding DUF2075 domain-containing protein gives rise to the protein MIIYSSTKQSFIQDFEQGVLVKKLHQTLTEKYRRVGESEIHSWQTSLSYMANVMRDFAIPDLAGVAIEYIVPNTQKRVDFIITGLDQQDKEHVVIVELKQWGEAFKVTDKDNIVSTYLGGGIREVTHPSYQAWSYCSLIENFNEDVQTRPIELHPCAFLHNFDESISPELRDPIYNDILHISPMFTLGQMDSLRNFIKTYIPKPDTTNIMDSIEHGKLRPSKSLQDSILNMLKGNKEFVLIDDQKVEFEQIKKAAFEAIKNNQKTVYIVRGGPGTGKSVVAINLLAECIHNGYMAQYITSNAAPRNVYSTMLQKGFKKTEIKALFQSSGTFHTRSKNALQIAIVDEAHRLREKSGMYQNEGEDQIKEIINASLFSVFFIDRNQRVTFKDAGTIDKILKFSTEQKALIYEGALESQFRCNGSDGYLAWLDNVLQIAETANYDGFEGDYDFRIFDNPHDMYNAIRTKNEINNKSRLLAGYCWDWPKEGRTTSIVKNIQIPEHNFGISWNLGNSNTYAIDPDSINEAGCIHTTQGLEFEYVGVIIGDDLRYENGQLIVDITKRAKTDQSIKGIKKLLKENPEEAQRIADEIVKNTYRTLMTRGQKGCYIYCTNKELSNYFKLAYNHQLSYTYNNSQANLDSQKIAADRKSTDQDTLQCKPHKL
- a CDS encoding DEAD/DEAH box helicase, which codes for MRDSAKQIINYWYSLECLQPKEVPKYKALPKKYIKELIFSTDYDRTTIYQQSVINPLWKKTNSRVSMYVVPLPNDPYNYSITDEITCFKDKKDYVLDDEYAVLLSVVKGTEVLEAFIEKLEVEHPEKPYLGNVYSASFIADAEGHYKAGSLQIAPFIWVIYQMMSQPDVAFKDIKLDGWDVVVKDIEDSFNLPEEKVTLDKAARVINEYIQEHILEPMGITMFRAGDVYGYCGFETDDIQLVKADTMPINDLKSSFFLDDLRLVLQNIDTLKNNDKVLSYINSLNQDIEHYDLLKDTDQMQKWYNPKVLPYGRWPSKFNLSFMQQIAVNIAKENPKDIFSVNGPPGTGKTTLLKDIIASNIVERAAKFCESNHVNDIFKKVVGRDGKSFYYTIPSDIAVYGMLVLSSNNKAVENITLELPNISSVKAGTNGSTLFNPEFSDQQVDLSCFAKAEKYKYVKSSEVYFTFLADRLVERHDQWGLISARLGKKSNINTFMTALHVLSSDLSSVMGIPSAQDAFKSAKRQFQAQYKLVKTLFTYVTTYEENVQLIQDLNLKIDGLQAEVHTINEELSKYDTLDGDLLQLIEHKNSIETKLIEYNNQRSIFDKLWSATNWSILKAMGNPTLLSVIEEETNKLQTVKDQLTALHQLVNERESIIHTKDSLLSDIKGIDSTILESEKTQQEILGTLKASGKDTIHCFDDIASKLMSSDADRAEAHTAFLYVCNYLNECRERLLYDALQLQKAVVMSDAFRKNMQLLSEYWGSLSDRKKLQKNFDLVTIFPVLLNSLMIAVPVISSTFAAVERFLINCKSEGSLGTIIIDEAGQASPHMLVGALFRAQKAIVVGDPKQIEPVQTVQDLFVEKIGGEGIGKYRSKELSVQSLADAQNPFAGIIKNLDGSESWVGCPLVIHRRCKDPMFTVANELSYGGFMINKTIDSDDPINPCKESCWITYDASHIEASAGKDRYIQVQGQIAFELIQKLRARNTEFKDIFIITPFTSVAHGFKSYMQSISDDIVNWTDKDNKSGWLKDNIGTVHTFQGKEAKVVIYMLGCQSDGTANGAIKWVNANNVNVAFTRAKEYIYVIGDATKWAELNKNLSFAQRYLPIYTLEDL